One stretch of Brevibacillus laterosporus DNA includes these proteins:
- a CDS encoding ribonuclease PH translates to MRLDGRSSDQLRPVKITRNYIKHAEGSCLIEVGDTKVICTATLEEKVPPFMRNGGKGWITAEYSMLPRATETRNARESSRGKVGGRTMEIQRLIGRALRSVVKLEAMGERTIWLDCDVIQADGGTRTASITGAFVAMVDAMNRLVTAGTWKELPITDFLAATSVGVVEGKPVLDLNYKEDSSAMVDMNVIMTGAGKYVELQGTGEESPFSTEELMQLLALGQKGVQDLIELQKEVLGEVKLHGKA, encoded by the coding sequence ATGAGATTGGATGGACGTTCGAGCGACCAATTGCGTCCCGTTAAAATTACCCGTAATTACATCAAGCATGCAGAAGGTTCTTGCTTGATTGAGGTAGGCGATACCAAGGTAATTTGTACGGCGACGTTAGAAGAAAAAGTACCTCCGTTTATGCGAAACGGTGGAAAAGGCTGGATTACAGCTGAATATTCTATGTTGCCTCGTGCAACAGAAACACGTAATGCCCGCGAATCTTCTAGAGGCAAGGTTGGAGGACGTACGATGGAGATTCAACGTCTGATTGGCCGTGCACTCCGTTCTGTAGTGAAATTAGAAGCGATGGGGGAACGTACAATTTGGTTAGATTGTGACGTTATTCAGGCAGATGGCGGTACTCGTACTGCTTCTATTACCGGTGCATTTGTAGCAATGGTAGATGCTATGAATAGATTAGTGACTGCTGGCACTTGGAAAGAGCTACCGATCACAGATTTCCTAGCTGCTACTTCCGTAGGTGTAGTAGAGGGTAAACCGGTGTTGGATCTGAATTATAAAGAGGATTCGTCTGCGATGGTGGATATGAATGTCATAATGACAGGCGCAGGTAAATATGTAGAGTTGCAAGGGACGGGGGAAGAATCTCCGTTTAGCACAGAGGAATTAATGCAATTACTTGCTTTGGGTCAAAAAGGTGTTCAAGACCTCATTGAGCTACAAAAAGAAGTACTAGGAGAAGTAAAACTCCACGGCAAAGCGTAA
- a CDS encoding XTP/dITP diphosphatase, giving the protein MSEQTSKKKVVLATRNQGKVREFNRLFVALNLEAVSVSDFPDAPEVEEDGETFEANALKKAKTISELLGLPAIGDDSGLEVDALDGAPGVYSARFAGEKATDEENYQKLLTELADVPMKDRTARFRCTLAYVVPGQEPVIATGTCEGAIAHAPSGSNGFGYDPIFFVPSQLCTMAELAPEQKNVISHRAIAMQGLLEKLRER; this is encoded by the coding sequence ATGAGTGAACAAACATCAAAGAAAAAAGTGGTGTTAGCCACTAGAAATCAAGGGAAAGTTCGCGAATTCAACCGATTGTTTGTCGCATTGAATCTGGAGGCAGTCAGTGTATCGGATTTTCCGGATGCACCCGAGGTAGAAGAAGATGGCGAAACGTTTGAAGCCAATGCCCTCAAAAAAGCAAAAACAATCTCAGAATTGTTAGGACTACCAGCAATCGGGGATGATTCTGGCTTAGAGGTAGATGCATTAGATGGTGCGCCAGGAGTTTATTCTGCACGTTTTGCAGGAGAAAAGGCTACAGATGAAGAAAACTATCAAAAACTGTTAACCGAACTCGCAGATGTTCCGATGAAAGATCGAACAGCTCGCTTCCGTTGTACACTAGCTTATGTAGTACCAGGCCAAGAGCCAGTTATTGCGACTGGAACTTGTGAAGGGGCCATCGCACATGCGCCGTCCGGTTCCAACGGTTTTGGTTATGATCCTATCTTTTTTGTACCAAGTCAGTTATGCACGATGGCAGAGTTGGCACCTGAACAGAAAAATGTAATCAGTCATCGGGCCATCGCCATGCAGGGTTTGCTAGAAAAACTGAGGGAGAGATAG
- a CDS encoding HU family DNA-binding protein, whose product MNKTELIAKVAETAELTKKDAGQVVDAVFEAITGALKDGEKVQLMGFGTFEVRERAARKGRNPQSGEEIEIPASKLPAFKAGKELKEAVK is encoded by the coding sequence ATGAACAAGACAGAACTGATTGCAAAAGTAGCTGAAACAGCTGAATTAACAAAAAAAGATGCTGGACAAGTGGTTGATGCCGTATTCGAAGCAATCACTGGCGCACTAAAAGATGGAGAAAAAGTTCAATTGATGGGCTTTGGTACTTTTGAAGTACGCGAACGCGCTGCTCGTAAAGGCCGCAACCCTCAATCTGGCGAAGAAATCGAAATCCCAGCAAGCAAATTGCCAGCCTTCAAAGCAGGTAAAGAATTGAAAGAAGCTGTTAAGTAA
- a CDS encoding energy-coupling factor ABC transporter substrate-binding protein, whose product MKQVAKWKNLLLLALVVVIAVIPLMMIKDSEFGGADGQAEEAIQELAPEYEPWFQPLMEVPGSETESLLFAVQAAIGAGVIGYAIGFFKGRKKSEAAPEVQE is encoded by the coding sequence ATGAAACAAGTAGCGAAATGGAAAAACTTATTGTTACTTGCCCTCGTGGTGGTTATTGCTGTCATTCCACTGATGATGATCAAAGACTCGGAATTTGGAGGAGCAGATGGTCAGGCTGAGGAAGCGATTCAGGAACTGGCTCCCGAGTATGAGCCTTGGTTTCAACCGTTGATGGAAGTGCCTGGCTCCGAAACGGAGAGCTTGTTGTTCGCAGTTCAGGCAGCTATTGGAGCTGGTGTGATTGGTTATGCAATTGGATTTTTTAAAGGTCGCAAAAAGAGCGAAGCGGCGCCCGAAGTACAAGAATGA
- a CDS encoding cobyric acid synthase, giving the protein MQAKAIMIVGTASDVGKSLICTALCRIFANRGYRVAPFKSQNMALNSYVTKDGKEIGRAQGVQAEAARVMATTDMNPILLKPKQDMVAEIIVHGKRYADMDAREYRENYVEQAMPIVKEALARLQNEYDVLILEGAGSPAEINLKDRDIANMRMAHLADADVILVADIERGGVFASIIGTLALLDDAERARIKGFIINKFRGRRDLLDDGVEWLEQKTGIPVLAVLPYMEVEIEAEDSLALSSLRFKQPQLEEFPIDIAILRLPRISNFTDFDPLFDEPETGVRYVRNRRELGQPDLVIIPGTKNTVDDLAWLEQEGIVEALHQLHSSGTRMFGICGGFQMLGEKLLDPDGVEGDGSAQECAGLGFLPVETTFCQEKRTVQVSGELHPKAQEMLGLRIVEVDHEQEHTTMEQESNSKKSQTLQTQVTGYEIHLGETCITDRSSSPFIVLQDGKQDGAISKNGRASGTYLHGIFHNRHFTRQVINLLRQEKGLPIFTEEVVTEQMRREKAYDQLGQHVESHLNISHLEAWFAKKDTN; this is encoded by the coding sequence ATGCAAGCAAAGGCCATCATGATAGTCGGCACAGCCTCAGATGTGGGGAAAAGTTTAATCTGTACAGCCTTGTGTCGTATCTTTGCCAATCGAGGATATCGGGTAGCACCGTTTAAATCGCAAAATATGGCCCTTAACTCCTATGTAACAAAAGATGGTAAGGAAATCGGACGTGCTCAGGGCGTGCAGGCAGAGGCAGCACGAGTAATGGCTACAACTGATATGAATCCCATCTTGTTAAAACCAAAACAAGATATGGTTGCCGAGATTATTGTACACGGCAAGCGATATGCTGATATGGATGCAAGAGAATACCGAGAGAATTATGTGGAACAAGCTATGCCGATTGTTAAGGAAGCTTTGGCACGTTTACAAAACGAGTACGATGTTCTCATTTTAGAAGGGGCGGGTAGCCCTGCGGAGATTAATCTGAAGGACCGAGATATTGCCAACATGCGAATGGCTCATCTGGCAGATGCCGATGTGATTTTGGTTGCAGATATTGAACGTGGTGGAGTATTTGCCTCTATTATTGGGACACTAGCATTACTAGATGATGCGGAACGGGCAAGAATTAAAGGTTTTATCATTAACAAATTTAGGGGAAGACGCGATTTGTTGGACGATGGAGTGGAGTGGTTGGAACAGAAAACGGGTATCCCTGTTTTGGCCGTTTTACCCTACATGGAGGTTGAAATTGAGGCGGAAGATTCGCTAGCCTTATCCTCGCTTCGCTTTAAACAACCACAACTAGAGGAATTTCCTATCGATATCGCTATTCTTCGTTTGCCACGTATTTCGAATTTTACCGATTTTGATCCGTTGTTTGATGAACCAGAAACAGGCGTGCGATACGTACGTAATCGACGTGAGCTAGGACAACCCGATCTTGTGATTATTCCGGGTACAAAAAATACGGTAGATGACCTAGCGTGGCTGGAACAGGAAGGTATCGTTGAGGCCCTACATCAATTGCATAGTTCAGGTACGAGGATGTTTGGAATTTGTGGAGGCTTTCAAATGTTGGGTGAAAAGTTACTTGACCCAGACGGCGTAGAAGGGGACGGTAGTGCCCAAGAATGTGCTGGATTAGGCTTCCTACCTGTTGAAACGACATTTTGTCAGGAGAAACGAACCGTGCAAGTTAGCGGAGAGTTGCATCCAAAGGCACAGGAAATGCTGGGACTGCGGATTGTTGAAGTTGACCACGAGCAGGAGCATACCACCATGGAACAGGAAAGTAACTCGAAGAAAAGCCAGACTCTTCAAACACAAGTAACAGGATATGAAATTCATCTAGGAGAGACCTGTATAACGGATCGCTCCAGTTCTCCTTTCATTGTCTTACAGGACGGAAAACAGGACGGGGCCATTTCTAAAAATGGAAGAGCTAGTGGCACATACCTGCATGGGATTTTTCATAATCGACATTTTACCAGACAAGTCATTAATCTATTACGGCAGGAAAAAGGGTTACCGATCTTTACAGAAGAGGTCGTCACCGAGCAGATGAGACGTGAAAAAGCTTATGATCAACTAGGACAGCACGTGGAAAGCCACTTAAATATTAGTCATCTAGAAGCCTGGTTTGCAAAGAAAGATACTAATTAA
- a CDS encoding ABC transporter ATP-binding protein, with the protein MEALISLEKVSYAYEHKTNSLALKEISLRIPAGKKSVLLGHNGSGKSTLFLQANGIYRPTVGELYYKGEPYRYDRRFLQELRSKVGLVMQDPEHQLLAATVAEDLSYGLCNQGLAVDKVRERVLATAEAFQITEWLHLPLHQLSLGQKKLVTLAGVVVLQPELLLLDEPTAYLDSYHTQLFLTQLEQIHQQGTTVVMSTHDLELAYAWADWVFVMHRGSLLLEGTPREVFQQKDMLRQVQLGIPLLYTVWEGMQPFLNEEQRATWKAPRTVEEWCSYAERMSMREKEQLLVTKR; encoded by the coding sequence GTGGAAGCCTTGATCAGCTTGGAAAAAGTAAGTTATGCCTACGAACACAAGACAAATAGCCTCGCTCTAAAGGAGATAAGCCTACGTATCCCCGCAGGTAAGAAGAGCGTATTGCTTGGACATAATGGATCGGGTAAGTCTACTTTGTTTTTACAGGCAAATGGTATATACCGCCCAACAGTGGGAGAGCTGTACTACAAGGGAGAACCATACCGTTATGATCGCCGTTTTTTACAAGAGTTACGTAGCAAAGTAGGATTAGTGATGCAAGACCCGGAGCATCAATTATTGGCGGCTACGGTGGCTGAAGATCTTTCCTATGGGTTATGTAATCAGGGCCTGGCTGTTGATAAGGTTCGTGAGCGTGTGTTGGCCACAGCTGAAGCTTTTCAAATAACAGAATGGTTACATCTGCCACTGCATCAGTTAAGCTTAGGGCAAAAAAAGCTGGTGACTCTAGCAGGTGTTGTTGTATTGCAACCCGAGTTACTATTGCTTGATGAACCTACAGCTTATCTCGACAGCTATCATACACAGCTGTTCTTGACTCAATTGGAACAAATTCATCAGCAAGGAACCACCGTTGTCATGTCCACACATGATTTGGAGCTTGCTTATGCATGGGCAGATTGGGTGTTTGTTATGCATAGGGGGTCGCTTCTTTTGGAGGGAACCCCCCGAGAAGTTTTTCAGCAGAAAGATATGCTACGGCAAGTACAGCTAGGTATTCCTTTGCTTTACACCGTCTGGGAGGGCATGCAGCCATTCCTAAACGAGGAGCAACGTGCAACGTGGAAGGCACCAAGAACAGTAGAAGAATGGTGCAGCTATGCAGAGAGAATGAGTATGAGAGAAAAGGAACAGTTGCTGGTAACGAAAAGATAG
- a CDS encoding metallophosphoesterase, which produces MSILIISDTHGQVKEVQDVVDRHPADLILHCGDFCVDQKQAPFSGMQLVQGNCDFEPVAKDRVTHWKDLIIYQTHGHLYDVKSSLMKLHYRAEEVGANIVLFGHSHFPVCEVERGILFINPGSLMMPRGFRTPTYAVLDQTGTDDFHIQVQVHFYDRQGQEISERGGQFLTRR; this is translated from the coding sequence GTGAGCATTCTCATCATCAGCGACACACATGGGCAAGTCAAAGAGGTACAAGACGTGGTGGATCGCCACCCAGCAGATCTAATTTTGCATTGTGGAGACTTCTGTGTCGACCAGAAGCAAGCACCATTTTCAGGAATGCAGCTCGTGCAAGGAAACTGTGATTTTGAACCAGTTGCTAAAGATCGAGTTACACACTGGAAAGATTTAATCATTTACCAGACGCATGGACATCTGTACGATGTTAAAAGCTCACTGATGAAGTTGCACTATCGTGCTGAAGAAGTGGGAGCGAACATTGTGTTGTTTGGACATTCCCATTTTCCAGTATGTGAAGTGGAGAGGGGTATTTTGTTCATTAACCCTGGTAGTTTAATGATGCCGCGTGGTTTTCGGACTCCTACATACGCTGTTCTAGATCAAACAGGTACCGATGATTTCCATATTCAGGTACAGGTGCACTTCTACGATCGACAAGGACAAGAAATTTCTGAACGCGGTGGTCAATTTTTGACGCGACGCTGA
- the racE gene encoding glutamate racemase, translating to MNGKETIGIIDSGVGGLTVVKEVMRQLPREKIVYFGDNARCPYGSRDSKEIRTYTNQMIQFVSQFQLKALVIACNTAAAVVLHEAKERMKLPVIGVIEPGARAAISASRTGRIGVIGTEMTIRTGAYLQAMRRINPELYAVGMACPAFVPLVEQQRLHTEDARRIVAETLKPFRFEELDTLILGCTHYPLLAPLIQEALGDGITLINSAEETARELSAMLSMQGLLNEQQEIEPKQHLFYTSGDKQVFQQIGEEWLECSLNVQQHMLEHANSSL from the coding sequence ATGAATGGAAAAGAAACCATCGGGATTATAGATTCAGGTGTAGGCGGATTGACCGTAGTAAAAGAAGTGATGCGGCAATTACCGCGTGAAAAGATTGTCTATTTTGGCGATAATGCCCGTTGTCCATATGGTTCACGCGATTCCAAAGAGATTCGCACATATACGAATCAAATGATCCAATTTGTCTCTCAATTTCAATTAAAGGCGTTGGTGATCGCTTGTAATACGGCTGCTGCGGTGGTATTGCATGAAGCGAAGGAACGAATGAAGTTGCCGGTTATTGGAGTAATCGAACCAGGAGCGCGTGCTGCCATTTCTGCATCTCGTACGGGGCGTATCGGGGTTATTGGTACAGAGATGACCATCCGTACAGGGGCTTATCTACAAGCAATGCGCCGTATTAATCCTGAACTGTACGCAGTTGGAATGGCATGTCCGGCGTTTGTCCCATTAGTTGAACAACAACGTCTACATACAGAGGATGCTCGGCGAATCGTAGCAGAGACCCTGAAACCTTTCCGCTTTGAAGAACTTGATACATTGATTTTGGGATGCACGCATTATCCTTTACTTGCGCCACTCATTCAGGAGGCGTTGGGAGATGGTATTACATTGATTAATTCAGCAGAAGAAACTGCTCGTGAACTAAGTGCTATGTTGTCTATGCAAGGACTATTGAATGAGCAACAGGAAATAGAACCCAAACAGCATCTGTTCTATACAAGTGGTGATAAGCAGGTGTTCCAGCAGATTGGAGAAGAGTGGCTGGAATGTTCGTTGAACGTACAGCAGCACATGCTGGAGCATGCGAATTCGTCCTTGTAG
- a CDS encoding energy-coupling factor ABC transporter permease, with protein MNWKWVASSRLLWLLPVFALYFLVNSPESAYAMHIAEGFLPIKWAIFWWVVFVPFFIWGLRSLIRLTNDKPQVKLLLALAGAFSFVLSALKIPSVTGSSSHPTGTGLGAVLFGPQIMSVLGSIVLLFQAILLAHGGLTTLGANAFSMAVVGPFVGYGIYRLLNGMQVKQGVSIFFAAALADLATYITTSVQLSLAFPAATGGFVAAFIKFGTIFAVTQIPLAICEGLLTVVVWNWISAYNRQELQMLLSLRGGAK; from the coding sequence ATGAACTGGAAATGGGTAGCAAGTAGCCGTTTGTTATGGTTATTGCCTGTGTTTGCTCTGTATTTTCTTGTGAATTCCCCTGAAAGTGCCTATGCTATGCATATTGCAGAAGGCTTCTTGCCTATCAAATGGGCGATCTTTTGGTGGGTAGTGTTTGTCCCGTTCTTTATCTGGGGACTTCGCTCCTTAATACGTTTGACGAACGACAAACCACAAGTGAAATTGTTATTAGCCTTGGCTGGTGCATTTAGCTTTGTATTATCCGCGCTTAAAATTCCATCCGTAACAGGTAGTAGCTCTCATCCAACAGGTACGGGACTTGGGGCCGTGTTATTCGGACCGCAAATTATGAGTGTTTTAGGTAGTATCGTCCTGCTATTCCAAGCGATTTTACTTGCTCATGGAGGATTGACCACATTAGGAGCCAACGCTTTTTCTATGGCTGTTGTGGGACCATTTGTCGGCTATGGCATTTATCGTTTACTAAATGGTATGCAGGTCAAGCAGGGAGTTAGCATTTTTTTCGCAGCTGCCTTGGCTGATTTAGCTACCTACATCACTACTTCGGTTCAATTATCATTGGCCTTTCCAGCGGCTACCGGTGGATTTGTAGCTGCATTCATAAAGTTTGGAACTATTTTTGCCGTCACCCAGATTCCGTTAGCCATTTGTGAGGGATTACTTACTGTAGTCGTGTGGAACTGGATTAGCGCGTATAACCGTCAAGAATTGCAAATGTTACTGAGCTTGCGAGGAGGTGCCAAATAA
- a CDS encoding spore gernimation protein — protein MKKRPIGKMTAVVGLSAILMTGCGLFGPAKETSAPIQAPSITGVDPNPLQITTEQTGTEAEGAVTQTARRTVYLQDTNGFVVPVSLILPKAEGPAKQVLGYMVKGGPVETVKPEGFEALLPEGTKILGMSIKEGKATIEFSSEFKNYKATDEQKILDAITRSMTEFDTVKDIAIWVNGQALNEMPVNGTPISLLNRQKGINTELVEGAHPGRTSAITVYFQSQLDDKRTYFVPVTRLIPETQDVSKAAVEELIKGPKEGSPLFSSLLRTTKVLGVEQQKDTVVVNLSSDVLKFDKGKEANPEAMESLVLSLTENTGIKKVQVQVEGKPLEHAGTMKFDQPVTRPIQINAFEL, from the coding sequence ATGAAAAAAAGACCTATCGGGAAGATGACAGCGGTTGTTGGGTTGAGCGCGATACTGATGACAGGATGCGGGCTGTTTGGTCCAGCCAAGGAAACCAGTGCCCCTATACAGGCCCCATCCATTACAGGTGTAGATCCTAATCCATTACAGATAACAACAGAACAGACTGGCACGGAGGCGGAGGGAGCAGTTACCCAAACGGCAAGGCGTACCGTTTATTTGCAAGATACCAATGGTTTTGTTGTCCCAGTCTCCTTGATTTTGCCCAAAGCAGAAGGTCCCGCAAAGCAAGTATTAGGCTATATGGTAAAGGGTGGTCCCGTGGAAACGGTGAAGCCAGAAGGATTTGAGGCTCTTTTGCCGGAAGGAACGAAAATTCTCGGCATGTCGATTAAAGAAGGAAAAGCAACAATTGAATTCTCGTCCGAGTTTAAAAATTATAAAGCTACTGATGAACAAAAAATTCTAGATGCGATTACTCGGTCCATGACAGAATTTGATACAGTTAAAGACATTGCCATCTGGGTGAATGGGCAAGCACTAAACGAGATGCCTGTGAATGGTACTCCTATTTCATTATTGAACCGACAAAAGGGCATTAACACGGAGCTGGTAGAAGGAGCGCATCCTGGAAGAACATCTGCGATAACGGTATATTTTCAAAGTCAATTAGATGATAAACGAACCTATTTTGTTCCAGTGACTCGTCTGATCCCAGAAACCCAAGATGTGTCGAAAGCGGCCGTTGAAGAGTTGATAAAAGGGCCGAAAGAAGGCTCACCATTATTTAGCTCGTTGCTACGAACTACAAAGGTACTTGGAGTAGAGCAACAAAAGGATACAGTGGTCGTTAATTTAAGCAGTGATGTTCTAAAGTTTGATAAAGGGAAGGAAGCAAACCCTGAAGCGATGGAATCACTAGTGTTGTCTTTAACGGAGAATACAGGCATTAAAAAGGTGCAGGTTCAGGTGGAAGGTAAACCACTGGAACATGCAGGTACGATGAAATTTGACCAGCCTGTAACGAGACCGATTCAAATTAATGCCTTTGAATTGTAA
- the cbiQ gene encoding cobalt ECF transporter T component CbiQ has translation MNLWIDRIAYQNRLRDVSARFKAGFAAGMLLLALCADMEIQIAIFIWMSIWIVGYASVPLRSYLIFVGVAGLFFISSTPALLVDVQRLSGSATVGVETSWHLFTIGDWYVFIDQRNLFVIGKLFSRTLGASACFAFLLLTTPLVQLLDVLRALRVPPIIVELIMLMYRFLFVFFQTAHDLWIAQKARGGHGSFSAQLKDMGRLVSLLFAKSMQRYQSLTHGLLARGFDGELQVISMEKEVYVRRYLIEATIGGACCVALIIWHALL, from the coding sequence ATGAATCTCTGGATAGATCGGATAGCGTATCAAAATCGACTGCGGGATGTGTCTGCTCGTTTTAAAGCTGGATTCGCAGCAGGTATGCTCTTGCTTGCTTTGTGTGCAGATATGGAAATCCAAATTGCCATTTTTATCTGGATGAGTATCTGGATTGTAGGATATGCCAGTGTTCCTCTGCGTAGTTATCTTATTTTCGTAGGAGTAGCCGGCTTGTTTTTTATTAGTAGTACGCCTGCCCTATTAGTGGACGTTCAACGTTTGTCTGGATCAGCTACGGTAGGGGTAGAAACGAGCTGGCACTTGTTTACTATAGGTGATTGGTACGTCTTTATTGATCAACGTAATTTGTTTGTGATCGGTAAGTTGTTTAGCCGCACGTTGGGTGCTAGTGCTTGTTTTGCTTTTTTGTTGCTAACGACTCCTTTGGTTCAATTGCTCGACGTGTTGCGCGCATTACGAGTGCCTCCCATCATTGTTGAACTCATTATGTTGATGTATCGATTTTTATTTGTATTTTTCCAAACGGCACATGATTTATGGATTGCGCAAAAAGCACGGGGTGGACATGGGAGTTTTTCTGCCCAACTAAAGGACATGGGACGACTAGTTAGCCTGTTGTTTGCTAAAAGTATGCAACGGTACCAGTCATTAACTCATGGCCTTCTGGCGCGCGGATTCGATGGTGAATTGCAAGTGATTAGTATGGAAAAAGAGGTATATGTAAGGCGTTATCTAATTGAAGCAACGATTGGGGGAGCGTGCTGTGTAGCTCTGATTATATGGCACGCTCTTCTATAA
- a CDS encoding superoxide dismutase, translating to MNHQIQHLQDWSEWGRQWVDYLRQNPHCAEMKRDLHKFHVAFSEVGRKANYYQDKEDREKEIAKLASQAEDIQQHFHDLLRLVQNRKTEEDKKKEEKQANTQAKDRFPRKSKSDPPTKPAIIPVMSDTTYSDSAVPIGGHTLPPLPYSYDALEPYIDGETMRIHHNILHRNYVNNLNKAENMMAQARETGDYNLIKFWEGEAAFHGAGHYLHTIFWSVMRPDGGGVPTGELASHINSYFGSFEKFMQHFSQAAEKVEGNGWAILVWSPRSHHLEILQAEKHQNLSQWDVVPLLVLDVWEHAYFLSYRSQRADYIKAWWNIVNWEEVENRFRQASRLRWKPY from the coding sequence TTGAACCACCAAATACAGCATCTCCAAGATTGGAGCGAATGGGGCCGACAATGGGTCGATTACCTGCGTCAAAATCCTCATTGTGCGGAAATGAAGCGCGATTTGCATAAATTCCATGTGGCCTTTAGCGAAGTGGGACGCAAAGCCAACTATTACCAGGATAAAGAGGACCGAGAGAAAGAGATTGCTAAACTAGCTTCCCAAGCTGAAGACATTCAGCAGCACTTCCATGACCTACTCCGTCTCGTCCAAAATCGTAAGACAGAAGAGGACAAAAAAAAGGAGGAAAAGCAAGCAAACACTCAGGCAAAAGACCGCTTTCCACGAAAATCGAAGTCAGACCCACCCACAAAACCAGCTATTATTCCTGTCATGTCAGACACCACCTATTCAGATTCAGCCGTACCAATTGGCGGTCATACACTTCCACCTCTCCCCTATTCTTACGACGCGTTAGAGCCATATATTGATGGAGAAACAATGCGCATTCACCATAATATTTTACATCGCAATTATGTAAACAACTTGAACAAAGCTGAAAACATGATGGCCCAAGCTCGCGAAACGGGAGATTATAATCTGATTAAATTCTGGGAAGGAGAAGCGGCGTTTCATGGAGCTGGTCATTACTTGCATACCATTTTTTGGTCTGTTATGCGTCCAGATGGTGGTGGTGTGCCAACTGGAGAGTTAGCTTCTCACATTAATAGTTACTTCGGTTCCTTTGAAAAATTCATGCAACATTTCTCACAAGCAGCTGAAAAAGTAGAAGGTAATGGCTGGGCCATTCTCGTCTGGTCCCCGCGCTCCCATCACTTGGAAATTTTACAAGCGGAAAAACATCAAAATTTATCCCAGTGGGATGTAGTCCCCTTATTAGTTCTCGATGTATGGGAGCATGCCTACTTCCTCTCATATCGTAGTCAAAGAGCTGATTATATCAAAGCCTGGTGGAACATCGTCAACTGGGAAGAAGTGGAGAATCGTTTTCGTCAAGCAAGTCGCCTACGCTGGAAGCCTTATTAA